The Oncorhynchus masou masou isolate Uvic2021 chromosome 14, UVic_Omas_1.1, whole genome shotgun sequence region ATTGCGCTTACCTTGCGGATCAGTGTCATGCCCACCCTCTTGATTTGACTGGATTGCAAAGGAACTCTCTCTGAGCTCTGCAGGACTGAACTGTAGGAAATATAAAAAGGACAGGCAGAAACACACCCATTCAATTGAAATGCAATCCATTATGATAAAAGTTAAAAGCTATAACTACAGAGTAAACTTACAGACAGATCCCTAGGGGTGGTGACCGGCTGTGGTCCTTTGCAGCACAGCAGAGAGAAAGGTCTCTGCTTGGTCTTGGGGTGCTCCTTGAAACACAGGCTGAACACCTTTGCAGGGAGGCAGACATCCCAGTTGTCTGGATGGTCCTTCACAAGATCAGACACCATCCTGTTGGGGTGAAGGCCACCATGGTCAAAGTTGAGTATGAAATTAAAAACCAACCAAAGGAATGAGTCTAAAACACAAACCTGCTGATCAGGGTCTGTGTGGCCAGATCCAGTGATCCAACTTGCCGATGACGGTATAAGAGAGAGAACCCCCTCAGCTTCAGATGACTGTTTAAGGCAAGGTTGATCTAAAACATGAATAAATGTAAAAACACCTCATATGATTGTCTAATGAACCACTCTAGACCTATTGACCGCTAGTGCATATATGAACCAACCTCAAGATTGTTGCAAGGTATGTGTAACAGTAAGTATgtgacaaaatatattttgcCTCACCTTACTGGTAAACTTCCTCTTTAGTCGAACAAGGATTCCAAAAGGGAAGCCAAAGTGAGAGATGACTTCAGCTACATGCTGTGCTACCTCAGTAGAGCTACAACCTCTCAGGGGGAAGGCCTCCACCCATTTGGAGTAGAAGTCTGTCAAGGTCAGAACGTACTGGTGTCCGTTCGGTGTTAGGGGCAGTGGCCCTCTAATGTCCATACCCAGCCACTCCCATGCCTCTGTGATCTGGGTAAGAATGGGAGACAATGTATAGTACTGTTTTAACGACACTTATTGGTTTTCGATCCAGAGTGAGACATATTAGAAAAGGACAGGCCAATGAATCAATGATCAACTTGGAggctctatccctaaccctgtatTAGAGGCTGAATGTTTACACATCCTTCATTACCTCTATTATGTGCTTGAGAGGTGGAAGTTGGAACTCCATGTTCTCACATGCCACCTGAAAATAAAGTGCATTGTTTATCAAATTCTTAGCATAAGCTATTGGAATATAGCATAAGCTACAGGTTATTCCAGTGAGCAAACAACTTACCTTCGGGGCAACATCATCTTTGAATCCCCAGCGAATACTCTGCAAAGATCAATATGAGGGAAATGTTATTAAATGTCTACATAATGCAAAAACCCAGTAAATAATCCCTGTATATCTGGCAAAGCAACAGTCCAATCAGACCACCGAGAGCCACTCACGTGTGGTAGACAGTAATCACTGTGGAAGAAACCTGGGAGGGATTCAGCCATTTGGATTTCTTCATCTACATGGATATACCAACTTGAAGAGGTAACTTTTTCTGGAGCTCTGATCCGTCAAAATAGAAGTTGACAATTGAAAAAGCAAGAACTAGAACACCATACTGCTCTACAGTGAAGTTGTGCATTCCAAAAAGAGCAAATGTAACTTTCACTTAAATTCACAAGGTTATTTACTTAGCATTGTCTTTAGCCGGCTTGCTTGTCTCTGATGTGATGGTGGGGCTTGGTGTTGTGACCGGTTCAGCCACTGTAACAGCATGGGCAGCAGTATA contains the following coding sequences:
- the LOC135553820 gene encoding uncharacterized protein LOC135553820 — translated: MPTLCSAYNCKNRGPKADVGFFSFPKNDPERRKRWIINMKWKDWNPQHHHRVCSVHFEDKYICRMDKRQRLTPDAVPTIFDFPENFQKKKAFIHPQSRRARSDGLPEKYTAAHAVTVAEPVTTPSPTITSETSKPAKDNAKAPEKVTSSSWYIHVDEEIQMAESLPGFFHSDYCLPHSIRWGFKDDVAPKVACENMEFQLPPLKHIIEITEAWEWLGMDIRGPLPLTPNGHQYVLTLTDFYSKWVEAFPLRGCSSTEVAQHVAEVISHFGFPFGILVRLKRKFTSKINLALNSHLKLRGFSLLYRHRQVGSLDLATQTLISRMVSDLVKDHPDNWDVCLPAKVFSLCFKEHPKTKQRPFSLLCCKGPQPVTTPRDLSFSPAELRESSFAIQSNQEGGHDTDPQDIVGIESGKETAGKSTVTRVSFLRSNTKSNNTTDGNTYGNPDGNPDGSTEGNPDGSTEGNPDGSTEGNPARRGNPDGSTEGNPDGSTEGNPDGSTEGNPDGSTEGNPDGSTEGNPDGSTEGNPDGSTEGNTNSERSSEEHHAMEN